A stretch of Homo sapiens chromosome 12, GRCh38.p14 Primary Assembly DNA encodes these proteins:
- the OASL gene encoding 2'-5'-oligoadenylate synthase-like protein isoform X1 → MGTEEDENFMLDEGFTTVMDLLLEYEVICIYWTKYYTLHNAIIEDCVRKQLKKERPIILDPADPTLNVAEGYRWDIVAQRASQCLKQDCCYDNRENPISSWNVKRARDIHLTVEQRGYPDFNLIVNPYEPIRKVKEKIRRTRGYSGLQRLSFQVPGSERQLLSSRCSLAKYGIFSHTHIYLLETIPSEIQVFVKNPDGGSYAYAINPNSFILGLKQQIEDQQGLPKKQQQLEFQGQVLQDWLGLGIYGIQDSDTLILSKKKGEALFPAS, encoded by the exons ATGGGTACTGAAGAAGACGAGAATTTCATGTTGGACGAAGGCTTCACCACTGTGATGGACCTGCTCCTGGAGTATGAAGTCATCTGTATCTACTGGACCAAGTACTACACACTCCACAATGCAATCATTGAGGATTGTGTCAGAAAACAGCTCAAAAAAGAGAG GCCCATCATCCTGGATCCGGCCGACCCCACCCTCAACGTGGCAGAAGGGTACAGATGGGACATCGTTGCTCAGAGGGCCTCCCAGTGCCTGAAACAGGACTGTTGCTATGACAACAGGGAGAACCCCATCTCCAGCTGGAACGTGAAG aGGGCACGAGACATCCACTTGACAGTGGAGCAGAGGGGTTACCCAGATTTCAACCTCATCGTGAACCCTTATGAGCCCATAAGGAAGGTTAAAGAGAAAATCCGGAGGACCAGGGGCTACTCTGGCCTGCAGCGTCTGTCCTTCCAGGTTCCTGGCAGTGAGAGGCAGCTTCTCAGCAGCAGGTGCTCCTTAGCCAAATATGGGATCTTCTCCCACACTCACATCTATCTGCTGGAGACCATCCCCTCCGAGATCCAGGTCTTCGTGAAGAATCCTGATGGTGGGAGCTACGCCTATGCCATCAACCCCAACAGCTTCATCCTGGGTCTGAAGCAGCAGATTGAAGACCAGCAGGGGCTTCctaaaaagcagcagcagctggaatTCCAAGGCCAAGTCCTGCAGGACTGGTTGGGTCTGGGGATCTATGGCATCCAAGACAGTGACACTCTCATCCTCtcgaagaagaaaggagaggctCTGTTTCCAGCCAGTTAG